In the genome of Candidatus Nitrosotenuis sp. DW1, one region contains:
- a CDS encoding fluoride efflux transporter FluC, with product MSTKTKERMVDMKIIELAFLALGGVAGTFLRYKMISVPTYLGALQANVLMVNVLGSFILGAFAVISQQWNLDGKYALLIAFGFCGSLTTMSAVAFDTHGLLNNAKYGMMVLNAVLNLGLSVAAIFGGKALFNIIFGNSPA from the coding sequence ATGTCTACCAAAACAAAGGAGAGAATGGTAGACATGAAAATAATCGAATTGGCATTTTTGGCGCTAGGTGGAGTCGCAGGAACATTCCTAAGATACAAGATGATTTCAGTTCCGACATATCTTGGTGCATTGCAAGCTAACGTCCTAATGGTAAATGTGCTTGGCAGCTTCATTTTGGGCGCATTTGCAGTAATATCACAGCAGTGGAACCTTGACGGGAAATACGCGCTGTTGATTGCGTTTGGTTTTTGCGGGTCGCTTACCACAATGTCTGCAGTTGCGTTTGACACGCATGGGCTGCTAAACAATGCAAAATACGGAATGATGGTACTAAACGCAGTATTGAATTTGGGCTTGTCAGTTGCCGCAATATTTGGCGGAAAGGCCCTGTTCAACATAATATTTGGAAACAGTCCAGCTTGA
- a CDS encoding dihydroorotate dehydrogenase electron transfer subunit translates to MQEISNRSSIRVIEKIIDETPTVRTLVFSDDSLSNVLPGQFAMVWIPGVNELPMSVMVAEEKGKAAFTVRKRGVSSTALYDLQVGSQIGVRGPYGNAFTIKDGKILLVGGGTGLVPLMRLAKFAKPENEVIVLMGSKTKDEVFFEDLANKILAKNKHQVIACTEDGSYGQKGFVTDVMEKLIGETKFDGVYTCGPEIMMHKVVQMANAKNTFVEASLERMMKCGIGMCGSCCMDDVLVCHDGTVFDGRFLSKSQEFGHTHRSKAGILENY, encoded by the coding sequence TTGCAAGAAATTTCTAATCGGTCGTCAATTAGGGTAATTGAAAAAATAATAGACGAAACGCCTACTGTGAGGACGCTTGTCTTCTCAGACGATTCGCTGTCCAATGTTTTGCCCGGCCAGTTTGCAATGGTGTGGATTCCTGGGGTAAACGAGCTGCCGATGAGCGTGATGGTTGCAGAAGAAAAGGGCAAGGCCGCGTTCACAGTTAGAAAGCGCGGGGTGTCGTCCACTGCGCTCTATGATTTGCAAGTAGGTAGCCAAATTGGGGTTAGGGGCCCATACGGCAACGCGTTTACAATAAAGGATGGAAAAATACTCCTAGTTGGCGGCGGCACGGGGCTCGTCCCGCTGATGCGACTTGCCAAGTTTGCAAAGCCTGAAAACGAGGTGATAGTTCTGATGGGCTCAAAGACAAAAGACGAAGTGTTCTTTGAGGATCTGGCAAACAAGATTTTGGCAAAAAACAAACACCAAGTCATAGCGTGTACAGAAGACGGCTCGTACGGGCAAAAGGGATTTGTCACCGATGTGATGGAAAAACTAATTGGGGAAACAAAATTTGACGGAGTCTACACATGCGGCCCTGAGATAATGATGCACAAGGTTGTGCAAATGGCAAACGCAAAGAACACGTTTGTTGAGGCAAGCCTTGAGAGAATGATGAAGTGCGGAATTGGGATGTGCGGGAGCTGCTGCATGGATGACGTCCTTGTGTGCCATGACGGAACCGTGTTTGACGGCAGGTTTCTTTCAAAAAGCCAAGAGTTTGGACACACCCACAGAAGCAAAGCAGGCATTCTGGAGAACTACTGA
- a CDS encoding 50S ribosomal protein L21, with protein sequence MTTKKPSGHSHGFRYKSRSVLTKDAPRGVSFLMREYHVGEQALVIIDPRQHKAMPHKRYHGKVGKITDVSRRVVTMDVKLGNKTKTLITRLDHIKPFGVK encoded by the coding sequence ATGACTACAAAGAAGCCATCTGGCCACTCTCACGGTTTTAGATACAAATCCAGATCTGTCTTGACAAAGGATGCCCCACGTGGAGTTTCTTTTCTAATGAGAGAATACCATGTCGGAGAACAGGCACTAGTCATCATCGATCCAAGACAGCACAAGGCAATGCCCCACAAGCGATACCACGGAAAGGTGGGAAAAATCACAGATGTGAGCAGAAGGGTAGTCACAATGGATGTAAAACTAGGGAACAAGACGAAAACCTTAATCACTAGATTAGACCATATCAAACCGTTTGGTGTAAAGTAA
- a CDS encoding dihydroorotate dehydrogenase, translating to MSPDLSTTIGTLRLERPTMLASGILGISLEVFSRIYQSGAGAVVTKSLSKEPWEGYPNPTIVGIKGGYLNAVGLSNPGAPYFAKMISQNKTVPIVVSLVGSIEEDFEFMVRQFEGVHVVAYELNLSCPHVEKVGLEVGDDPSLVTKIVRKVKSMTKVPVISKVGLGTTNYLDTVKAAIDGGTDAITAINTIRAMGIDVETQRPLLSHKIGGLSGPAIKPVAVRCVYEISSKYNIPVIGCGGVSTWEDAVEFILAGASAVQIGSAVGDRWIDVFSEVNDGIANYMKRKGFSKIQEMVGLARNF from the coding sequence GTGAGTCCTGATCTTTCCACTACGATAGGAACGTTGAGGCTTGAGCGGCCGACAATGCTAGCGTCGGGAATCCTTGGCATATCACTTGAGGTGTTTTCTAGAATTTATCAAAGCGGTGCCGGCGCCGTGGTCACAAAGTCACTTTCCAAAGAGCCATGGGAGGGATACCCAAACCCGACAATTGTGGGGATAAAGGGCGGATACCTCAACGCAGTCGGCCTCTCAAATCCCGGGGCTCCGTATTTTGCAAAAATGATCTCCCAAAACAAAACAGTCCCAATCGTAGTGAGTCTTGTCGGCTCCATCGAAGAAGACTTTGAGTTTATGGTAAGGCAGTTTGAGGGCGTGCACGTTGTGGCGTATGAGCTAAACCTGTCGTGCCCGCACGTGGAAAAAGTCGGGCTTGAGGTGGGGGACGACCCGAGCCTTGTCACAAAAATAGTAAGAAAGGTAAAATCAATGACAAAGGTGCCAGTGATTTCAAAAGTAGGCCTTGGCACCACCAACTATCTTGATACGGTAAAGGCGGCAATTGACGGCGGGACAGATGCCATTACAGCAATCAACACTATTCGCGCAATGGGAATCGACGTTGAAACGCAAAGGCCTCTTTTGAGCCACAAGATTGGGGGGCTGTCAGGCCCCGCAATAAAGCCAGTCGCGGTAAGGTGCGTATATGAGATTTCCTCAAAGTACAACATTCCCGTGATTGGGTGCGGAGGGGTGTCTACCTGGGAGGATGCAGTCGAGTTCATCTTGGCCGGTGCGTCCGCGGTTCAGATAGGAAGCGCAGTGGGGGACAGGTGGATTGATGTCTTCTCCGAGGTAAACGACGGGATTGCAAATTACATGAAAAGAAAGGGGTTTTCAAAAATTCAGGAAATGGTGGGACTTGCAAGAAATTTCTAA
- the rnhB gene encoding ribonuclease HII, protein MLVCGVDEAGRGSMIGPLVVAGISIEKSKVDELTHLGVRDSKKLTPSARAYLYKKITDLVDDYAISKATPKAIDDSVARHQLNHLEAVHMAKVIKKLGPSVSYVDSCDVNPARFGKEITKMSKTGKIKSYHHADSKFVVVSAASIVAKVTRDRAIEKINKLYQVGSGYPSDDKTVKFVRDWFLAHGQMPVFVRKSWAPVRVILSG, encoded by the coding sequence ATGCTTGTTTGCGGAGTCGATGAGGCAGGAAGGGGATCAATGATTGGGCCGCTTGTCGTTGCAGGAATTTCAATTGAGAAATCAAAAGTTGACGAGCTTACCCATCTTGGCGTCCGAGATTCCAAAAAACTGACTCCGTCTGCAAGGGCGTACCTTTACAAGAAAATAACCGACTTGGTAGATGACTATGCGATATCAAAGGCAACCCCAAAGGCAATAGATGACTCAGTCGCAAGGCACCAGCTGAACCATCTTGAGGCCGTACACATGGCAAAGGTGATAAAAAAGCTCGGACCGTCCGTATCGTACGTTGACTCTTGCGACGTAAACCCTGCCCGGTTTGGAAAAGAAATCACAAAGATGAGCAAAACTGGAAAAATAAAATCATACCATCACGCGGACAGCAAGTTCGTGGTGGTGTCTGCTGCATCCATTGTTGCCAAGGTGACTCGAGACAGGGCAATTGAAAAAATAAACAAGCTGTACCAAGTTGGCAGCGGCTATCCGTCTGATGACAAGACAGTCAAGTTTGTGAGGGACTGGTTTTTGGCACACGGGCAAATGCCTGTATTTGTCCGCAAGAGCTGGGCTCCAGTCAGAGTGATACTGTCTGGCTAG
- a CDS encoding Dps family protein has protein sequence MVINIGISDSNRKGVNQILNALLADQYVLYTKTRNYHWNVTGMQFNDLHKFFESQYAAIDASIDAVAERIRSLGGMTTATLAEFSKNSRLKEHPAKYPDAKVMISNLLADHETTIRNLRKDIDACDKKHHDTGTADFLTGLMEDHEKMAWMLRAFLDR, from the coding sequence ATGGTAATTAACATAGGAATATCTGACAGCAACAGAAAGGGCGTAAATCAAATTCTAAATGCTCTCTTGGCAGACCAATACGTGCTTTACACAAAGACTAGAAATTATCATTGGAACGTCACCGGTATGCAGTTTAACGACCTGCACAAGTTCTTTGAATCACAATATGCTGCAATAGACGCATCAATAGATGCAGTTGCCGAAAGAATTCGCTCCCTTGGAGGAATGACCACTGCAACCCTTGCGGAATTCTCAAAAAACTCCAGGCTAAAAGAGCATCCTGCCAAGTATCCTGACGCAAAAGTGATGATCTCAAACCTGCTAGCTGACCACGAGACGACAATACGAAATCTCAGAAAAGACATCGACGCATGCGACAAAAAGCATCATGATACTGGAACTGCCGACTTTCTTACCGGGCTGATGGAAGATCATGAAAAGATGGCCTGGATGCTGCGCGCATTCTTGGACAGATAG
- a CDS encoding B12-binding domain-containing radical SAM protein, with protein sequence MGHPKIVLTADRTLMSNYRGISLATFFGCAPAIDPNRDKNSFWYKILKNQVTPRVLFDFICKPIPHTNGVANYAPYGLRKVEAGLLRDGYKREDVVVAHPDYVGQFIGPETEVVGTYEMDPLGMGPVTMTFTYGRKQMSYDEFYNRDLHMKINEAKKKNGSKARVIAGASGTWQYNYDPAKIEEYGLYAILEGELGGIAPEIDGHAGRFFDYLINNEFDNMNPFRKKADFKVDIKEFKRDDKTYHGRFVNFWDRPELEDIPDIVEPSMHGMIEVMRGCGRGCKFCDVTLRSLRYYSPEKVKREIEVNIKKGGLRNAWIHSDDIFVYGMDPRTNKQMEPNREALEELFTAVMSTGIYHTNPTHGTLAGAIADEKLIPNLSKIIKSGPTNLTGIQCGFETGSLRLIGKYADRKLAPYKPEEWHWVVKEGVKTLNEHYWVPAFTLIMGLDNDETPEDSWETISLISELEREQPDSMFTATPLTFVPIGLLEKSEFFNIGNEMDPAQLGVMYKTWQHNFKYGIQKFMTKTGSHGSAQKSFFNLIARSLGGVPLGAMERYARKKGREHEKVIETIKAKYW encoded by the coding sequence ATGGGTCACCCGAAGATCGTTTTAACTGCCGATCGAACACTGATGTCAAATTATCGTGGGATATCGCTTGCAACATTCTTTGGATGCGCGCCCGCAATTGACCCAAACCGGGACAAGAACAGCTTTTGGTACAAGATTCTAAAAAACCAAGTAACACCGCGGGTTTTGTTTGATTTTATCTGTAAACCGATTCCTCACACAAACGGAGTTGCAAACTATGCTCCATACGGGCTGCGAAAAGTGGAGGCAGGACTTTTGCGTGATGGCTACAAGCGCGAAGACGTGGTCGTGGCGCACCCTGATTACGTGGGCCAGTTCATCGGACCTGAAACCGAAGTGGTAGGAACGTACGAAATGGATCCGCTCGGAATGGGACCAGTTACAATGACTTTCACATATGGCAGAAAGCAAATGTCGTATGACGAGTTTTACAACAGGGACCTTCACATGAAAATTAACGAGGCAAAGAAAAAGAACGGAAGCAAGGCACGTGTGATTGCAGGTGCATCTGGCACATGGCAGTACAACTACGACCCTGCAAAGATAGAAGAGTACGGCCTGTATGCCATATTGGAAGGTGAGCTTGGCGGAATAGCGCCAGAAATTGACGGACACGCGGGACGATTCTTTGATTATCTGATTAACAACGAGTTTGACAACATGAACCCGTTTAGGAAGAAAGCCGATTTCAAAGTGGACATCAAGGAATTCAAGCGAGACGACAAGACATACCACGGAAGATTTGTCAACTTTTGGGACAGGCCAGAACTAGAGGACATTCCAGATATCGTAGAGCCAAGCATGCACGGAATGATTGAGGTGATGCGGGGCTGCGGACGCGGATGCAAGTTCTGCGATGTAACATTGCGTTCTTTGAGATACTACTCGCCTGAAAAAGTAAAGCGCGAAATCGAGGTCAACATCAAAAAGGGCGGACTGAGAAACGCGTGGATTCACAGTGACGACATTTTCGTCTACGGAATGGATCCTAGGACCAACAAGCAGATGGAGCCAAACAGGGAGGCACTAGAGGAACTATTCACAGCAGTCATGTCAACTGGCATATATCACACCAACCCGACACACGGGACACTCGCTGGCGCAATTGCCGATGAAAAACTAATTCCAAACCTATCTAAGATAATAAAATCAGGGCCGACAAACCTCACTGGAATCCAGTGCGGATTTGAAACCGGCAGCCTCAGATTAATTGGAAAATATGCCGACAGAAAGCTTGCCCCATACAAGCCGGAGGAATGGCACTGGGTCGTAAAAGAAGGAGTGAAAACTCTAAACGAGCACTATTGGGTTCCGGCATTTACGCTAATCATGGGGCTAGACAACGACGAGACACCTGAGGACTCGTGGGAGACAATATCTCTCATATCTGAACTAGAGCGGGAGCAGCCAGACTCAATGTTTACTGCAACACCGCTCACGTTTGTGCCAATCGGATTGCTGGAAAAATCAGAATTCTTTAACATTGGAAACGAGATGGACCCTGCCCAGCTTGGAGTGATGTACAAGACGTGGCAGCACAACTTCAAGTACGGAATCCAGAAATTCATGACCAAAACAGGAAGCCATGGCTCTGCACAGAAGAGCTTCTTTAACTTGATTGCAAGATCACTTGGCGGAGTTCCACTTGGCGCAATGGAAAGATATGCAAGAAAGAAGGGCCGAGAGCACGAAAAGGTAATTGAAACAATCAAGGCAAAATATTGGTAA
- the radA gene encoding DNA repair and recombination protein RadA encodes MVDEMRLDSLDGVGPVTTKKLSDAGIHNIMDLIVRGPVDVSEVTGMDREAAEKIVTKARQTMVEQGLITKDFVTATEIYKRRLDIGKIATGTECLDMLFDGGVETQALTEVYGEFGSGKTQFCLTMCVNVQKSKEEGGLGGGVLYIDTENTFRPERIVSIAKAKGLDPEKVLDNIIVARAYNSAHQTLILEEAGPIIEQHNIKLIVADSAVGLFRSEYLGRGTLSDRQQRINRFVHLLVRTAETYNCAAIATNQVMASPDVFFGDPIRAIGGNVVAHTSTYRVYFKKSGKKRIARMVDSPHHPEQEVIFTVTEAGVADPDDETKKKKKSEDSE; translated from the coding sequence ATGGTAGATGAAATGAGATTAGATAGTCTTGACGGCGTAGGCCCAGTCACGACAAAAAAACTAAGTGACGCGGGAATTCACAATATTATGGATCTGATTGTTCGTGGTCCGGTGGACGTTTCCGAAGTCACTGGCATGGACAGAGAAGCAGCAGAAAAAATTGTAACTAAAGCAAGACAAACAATGGTTGAGCAGGGGCTGATCACAAAGGACTTTGTGACTGCAACTGAGATTTACAAAAGAAGGCTAGACATTGGCAAAATAGCGACTGGAACAGAATGCCTTGACATGCTATTTGACGGAGGCGTTGAAACCCAAGCACTAACCGAAGTCTATGGCGAATTTGGCTCAGGAAAGACCCAGTTCTGTCTTACAATGTGCGTTAACGTTCAAAAAAGTAAAGAAGAAGGCGGCCTTGGCGGCGGAGTATTGTACATTGATACTGAAAACACCTTCAGACCTGAAAGAATCGTTTCCATTGCAAAGGCAAAAGGACTCGACCCTGAAAAGGTACTTGACAACATCATCGTTGCAAGAGCATACAACAGCGCTCACCAAACCCTGATCCTAGAGGAGGCAGGACCGATCATAGAGCAGCACAACATAAAGCTAATCGTAGCAGATTCTGCAGTAGGACTGTTCAGATCAGAGTACCTCGGAAGGGGAACCTTGTCTGACAGACAGCAAAGAATAAACCGCTTTGTGCACTTGCTTGTCAGAACTGCAGAGACATACAACTGTGCTGCAATTGCGACAAACCAAGTCATGGCATCACCAGACGTGTTCTTTGGCGACCCAATACGGGCAATTGGAGGAAACGTAGTGGCTCACACTAGCACCTACCGAGTCTACTTCAAAAAGTCGGGCAAAAAGAGAATCGCAAGAATGGTCGACAGCCCTCATCACCCAGAGCAAGAGGTAATCTTTACAGTTACCGAAGCTGGCGTTGCAGACCCAGATGACGAAACAAAAAAGAAGAAAAAGTCAGAAGATTCTGAGTAA
- a CDS encoding DUF1059 domain-containing protein, with product MAKRFSCGDVVDGCAWSATAKDETELFEKISKHAKDAHKMSSVPDEVIQKVKSKIKDA from the coding sequence ATGGCAAAAAGATTCTCGTGCGGCGATGTCGTGGACGGATGCGCATGGTCGGCTACGGCTAAAGACGAAACCGAGTTGTTCGAGAAGATATCAAAACATGCCAAAGATGCTCACAAAATGTCCTCCGTCCCAGACGAAGTGATACAAAAGGTCAAATCAAAAATAAAAGACGCCTAA
- a CDS encoding NOP5/NOP56 family protein, producing MLTELGILVLENEKPVKSFPFDNPAADFIKMRAGQIGSKAIIDFLRKSNLGVGVNEEPLLKILKKEGIDAQLMSEAEIEKIQSSKLAIMIEAGLAKNQGELMAKLRDFALQLSSAKVTEISQSPDLHIIQGIKALDEIDVMMNGLSSRLREWYGLHFPELDNIIDSINGYAQIVMAGRREDLSRKVYEDAGFPENKVEMLSVIQGKSRGGDITKENMTIVQAIAKQILDMTKVRKDIEAHVENEMKTIAPNLGAILGTAVGARVLAKAGSLKKLASMPASTIQIMGAEKALFRALKTGTAPPKHGILFQHPIVHAAPRWQRGKMARAIAAKAAIAARVDMYGAGLNQTLLEKLNVRVTEIGDKYKEPVERPPQQYQRFDDRPRGGGYGSRGPRRDFRGGGGRDSRPGGGRDFRGGGGRDSRPGGNKRKRFGRRK from the coding sequence ATGTTAACTGAGCTTGGCATTTTGGTTCTAGAAAACGAAAAGCCCGTAAAATCATTTCCATTTGACAACCCGGCAGCTGACTTTATCAAGATGAGGGCAGGTCAAATCGGCTCAAAGGCAATAATTGATTTTTTAAGAAAATCAAATCTCGGAGTCGGCGTAAACGAGGAGCCGCTTTTGAAAATTCTCAAAAAAGAGGGAATCGATGCGCAGCTGATGAGCGAGGCAGAAATCGAGAAGATCCAGTCGTCAAAGCTTGCAATCATGATAGAGGCAGGCCTTGCAAAAAACCAGGGCGAACTCATGGCAAAGCTGCGAGACTTTGCATTACAATTATCGTCTGCAAAGGTAACGGAAATCTCCCAGAGCCCTGACCTGCACATCATCCAGGGAATAAAGGCACTTGACGAAATCGACGTGATGATGAACGGCCTCTCATCAAGACTTAGAGAATGGTATGGCTTGCACTTTCCAGAGCTTGACAACATCATAGACAGCATCAACGGGTATGCGCAAATAGTGATGGCAGGAAGAAGAGAAGACCTCTCAAGAAAGGTCTACGAGGACGCAGGGTTTCCGGAAAACAAAGTAGAGATGCTATCAGTAATCCAGGGAAAGAGCAGGGGTGGCGACATAACCAAAGAAAACATGACAATAGTCCAGGCCATTGCAAAGCAAATCCTTGACATGACCAAGGTCAGAAAGGACATTGAGGCCCACGTTGAAAACGAAATGAAAACAATTGCTCCAAACTTGGGGGCAATCTTGGGGACGGCAGTCGGTGCTCGAGTCCTTGCAAAGGCAGGAAGCCTCAAGAAACTAGCATCGATGCCGGCAAGTACTATTCAGATAATGGGCGCAGAAAAGGCGCTGTTCAGGGCACTAAAGACCGGGACTGCGCCGCCAAAGCACGGAATACTTTTCCAGCACCCAATAGTTCACGCAGCCCCCAGATGGCAGCGAGGAAAGATGGCGCGCGCAATAGCGGCAAAGGCGGCAATTGCGGCACGGGTAGACATGTACGGTGCAGGCCTAAACCAGACGCTTCTTGAAAAGCTAAACGTCCGTGTCACAGAAATCGGCGACAAGTACAAAGAACCAGTGGAAAGGCCGCCGCAGCAGTACCAGAGATTTGACGACAGGCCAAGGGGCGGAGGATACGGTTCAAGGGGACCACGTCGTGACTTTAGAGGCGGAGGCGGCAGAGACTCAAGGCCTGGCGGAGGAAGGGACTTTAGAGGCGGAGGCGGCAGAGACTCAAGGCCTGGCGGAAACAAGAGAAAACGATTTGGTAGAAGAAAGTGA
- a CDS encoding 30S ribosomal protein S30e: MPTHGSITKAGKVRGQTPKVEGRKKISLSSSLRNKSNFKKRFTLHRTPGQNKPGQRKRKR; the protein is encoded by the coding sequence ATGCCAACACACGGATCGATTACTAAGGCAGGAAAAGTTAGGGGCCAGACACCAAAAGTCGAAGGCCGCAAAAAGATCAGCCTCTCATCGAGCCTGAGAAACAAGAGCAATTTTAAAAAGAGATTCACCCTACACAGAACCCCTGGACAAAACAAGCCGGGACAAAGAAAAAGAAAACGATAA
- a CDS encoding fibrillarin-like rRNA/tRNA 2'-O-methyltransferase, whose product MVEESESVFWLKSEGQKRLATINYVEGNQVYGEKLIKKGGDEYRIWDPFRSKLAAALTIGLEIFPIKSGTKVLYLGASTGTTVSHISDIVGYNGIVFAVEHASRVARDFLDRVASFRPNVVPILQDARQPKNYFSIFGKVDVVYADIAQPDQTEITITNCKMYLKEGGYLFLVIKTRSIDVTRAPKKIIEDEIKKLEPNFTFIQNIDLEPYDKDHALVVAKYLGKD is encoded by the coding sequence TTGGTAGAAGAAAGTGAGTCTGTTTTTTGGCTCAAATCTGAAGGGCAAAAAAGACTGGCAACAATAAACTATGTCGAGGGAAACCAAGTTTACGGCGAGAAGCTGATCAAAAAAGGCGGGGACGAATACAGGATTTGGGATCCTTTCCGAAGCAAGCTCGCAGCTGCGCTCACAATAGGTCTTGAAATTTTTCCAATAAAATCAGGGACCAAGGTTTTGTACCTTGGCGCGTCAACTGGGACCACGGTAAGCCACATTTCTGACATAGTAGGGTACAACGGAATTGTTTTTGCAGTAGAGCATGCAAGCAGGGTTGCAAGGGACTTTTTGGACAGGGTTGCAAGCTTTAGGCCAAATGTTGTTCCGATACTCCAGGACGCAAGGCAGCCAAAGAACTATTTTTCAATATTCGGCAAGGTCGATGTAGTCTATGCAGACATAGCCCAGCCAGACCAGACTGAAATCACGATAACAAACTGCAAGATGTACCTAAAGGAGGGAGGGTATCTGTTCTTGGTAATCAAGACCCGCAGCATCGATGTAACGCGAGCCCCAAAGAAAATAATCGAGGACGAGATAAAAAAACTAGAGCCCAACTTTACATTCATACAAAACATTGACCTTGAGCCATACGACAAGGATCATGCGCTAGTTGTCGCAAAGTATCTTGGAAAGGACTAG